Sequence from the Suncus etruscus isolate mSunEtr1 chromosome 1, mSunEtr1.pri.cur, whole genome shotgun sequence genome:
TTGTTTTGAGATTACTCCTAGTGCCATTTCTGACTTGGTTTTCCATTTTGGTCTTGGGCATGTTCGGGGAactgtgtgatgccagggatgaaacctgggcctcctgcatgcaaagcatgtcctcagcccattgaaccatctctcaggccctcaaGAACCTCTAAAGTTTCCAGAATCAGAGACTTTGGAAGAATCTCAGATCTGGAAGACTTTTCACCTGAGGCCTTAGACCCCACTAAAGGAAACAAAACTGCAAGCCACGTATGAGATACTCCCCAAAGGAGGAAACCCCACCCCAAATAGACAGCCCAGAAAACTCCAGGGGAAATACAGGATCCTCCAGAGCAGCATTAATTATCCAGAACCCACCAGATCCCAGTGGGCCCCCAGAATATTTCACACAGATGAAAATCATGTCAGTGGGGGGGACCATAGCATGAGTCAGGGGCCAACCAAGAGGACTAGGCAGGGGAATGGCTACAGCAAGGAAACCAGTGGGGACCAGGCTGGGGCAAGGTTGGTTAATGCCAGTCTAGACTGTTCTCTCCAAAAGGATTTCTCATCCCCAGCTCCAGTTCCCTCCAGGACTACACTGGTCAGTGACCATGTTCACCCCTGCCCACTACCTTTTGCCTCTCCTGCTGGTGATAGGCACTGGGGGAGCCATGCCCAGCCCCTGGGCACCTCCCCCAGGCTGCTACGTGGCTGAGGAAGCAGGTGAGCCGACATTCCGCTGCAGCCAGGCCGGCCTGAGCACTGTGCCCATTGGCATCCCCAATGACACCCGCAAGCTCTACCTGGATGCCAACCGGCTGGCATCGGTGCCCGCAGGAGCCTTCCAGCACCTGGCCTTCCTGGAGGAACTGGACCTGTCTCAGAACATCCTTGCCCACCTCTCAGGGGCTGCCTTCCAGGGCCTGGAGGAGACTCTACGCCTTCTTGATCTCTCAGCCAACCAACTGGCTTCGCTGCCTGTGGAGGCCTTTTCCAGGCTGCAGATCCAAGTGAACCTGTCAGCCAACCCCTGGCGCTGTGACTGTGCCCTCCAGGAGGTGCTCAGGCAGGTGAGGCTGGCACCGGGCACAGCCACGGGCATTGTGTGTGGTCCAGGGGCCAGGCCAGACCTGGTGGGGCAGGAGTTCCTGCCACTGGCTGGGGAAGAGGAGTTGTGTGGGCCAGGGCGTGCTGGGGCCCCGAGGAGCACCGATGTAGCCCTGCTGGTCGTCATGGGGGGCTGGATGGTGCTGGTCGGGGCCTATCTGGCCCATTATGTGTGGCAGAATCGGGACGAGACCCGGCGCCCCATTAAGAGGCCCCCAGCGCTGCCCGTGCGCTCAGAAGACTCCTCCACCCTCAGCACAGTGCTTTGAGGGCCACAACCCCAACTCAAAGTCCCCCTTATTTTGCTTCCCCTCCTGACCACTAAGGACCACCACCAACCCCTAATTTGTCTCCCAATTACCTGATCTATATCTCTCTCAACCGAGGGCAGCCCTGGTGCCTATGGGACACCCACCTCTGTGCCTGGATTGTGTCAGATCCTGACACCCAAGACCCAGAGCTCCCAGAGTCCACAGTcacaaggtgggggggggggggacaaaaaaaagaagggaattaGGCACTGTGTATGCCAACTCAGAGACAGGAGCTGGCAGAGGCGACTGCAAAGGCTTCTCTGCCTGGAGCATTAaagggatttaaaaaacaaacaaacaaacaaaaaaaaaaccagaaggcTGGAGATAGCGCCCAGCaacacaaaatgaataaatagactTTGGGCAGGGatctgagccatagcacagcaaggagggcacttgccttgcatgctgatttCCCAGGTCTAACCCCCAGGACCCCAtaccatcccctgagcactaccaagaaatgatccctaaaagtgcagagttaggaacaagccctgaacattgctggttgtgacccccaaacaaacaaaaaacaaggaaaggctttgggcagaaaaaaaaaaaaaaaaaaacaagactctAGCTGAAAGGGaggaagcaaaacaaataaaaacaaaacaacaaaataaacacacgTGTGAAAGCACATGAGGAAAGCTCAATGACTGGGCACTTGTAACCTTGCCTTGTAAGCAGGGTCAAGCATTTGGTTCCTGGGGCCACCACATGTGCAACATGATGCAGGCAGCTCTGCTAAGTGGTCCCTGCCTCTCCCGGCAATTTCTGATCTCGCTGCATATCCGAAGCACAACTGACAGGAATGACCCCCAGTgagtaccacttttttttttttttttttttttttttttttttttggtttttgagtcatacccgccagtgctcagggattactcctggctctatgctcagaaatcgttcctgccaggctcgggggaccatatgggatgccaggattcgaaccagcaccCTTCtgctttcatgctatctcttcggtgtcgttccccccaccccaagcatCACTCTTGAGTGTGAGCGCAGTCAGAAAGGGTGGCGCTGACAAACATGGTGTGAGCACCACTGCCAGGTAGTAGCAAACAAACATCTCAGCAACAACATCAATGAAGGTAGGAAAGAAGGTAAGAGGCAGGGAGGAGGAACAaaggaacaaaaggaaaaagagaacttttcttttggttttttgtttgtttggtttttttttttaatttttggttgttttagttTGACTTTGTTAGAACTTttcttttgatgttttattttgttgttgttttgtttttgttttgtgagggacacacccagcaatgccagggcttactcctggctctgtgctcagagattactcctggaagtgcttgggggaccatctgggattagTGCTGGGATTAGTCCTGGGtcgactgtgcaaggcaagcaccctacctgctgtatgattGTTCTAGTTTGGAAGGGGAAATAAAACCACTTGGAATATCTGGGCAACAGCAAGACCCACTTGGGCTGGAATCCTGTGCAGACATGGGAAGGGGCTGGGGACTTATCCTCCATTCCTGTCTGGGCTCCTCTGCCTGTACCCTGTTTCCTTTTCAGAGACTCTGCTTCCCCTTTACATTCTGGAGCTTCTTGAACACCTTCCTTGGGGGAACAGCAGTCTGCCCTATGCCTGAACTGGGGATGTATCCCTGGAGAGCTGGAACACAGTGGGGAGAATAAAGGGTCCCAGCCCAGAATGTTATTGGACAACTAGACAAAGGCACTTCCAGTTATGTCCCATCTCTTCCCTGGTAATGAGTGGCCTTCAGTGAGGTGAGAGTGTGGTGCCTGACACCCAGGCACCCCTGGGTCTGGGTGCCATTCCTGTGggtctcagggctcactcctcacCCTCCTCCCTCCCGGAACCTAATGTCCTTAACTAAAGATGATGGCACTGAACAAATGGAGTCAGGGACCTGGAACGAGAACCactgggaggagggagacagagtCAGGGTATCTGAGAGCAATGAGCACTGTGAGCTGAGCCCCAACTCCTGCCAGAGAGAAATTCCATGCATTCCATCTCAATGAGAGAATTCCTGGGATGGAAGAGTATAGGCTACCTCTCTCAGAAGGGGCTTCTCTGGGACCCACAGGGTCAGTTCACCCTGTCTCAGAGCAGCTGATCCATCTCTGTGGTCCCCTGCTGAGGAAGCAGCTGCTATGGGGGGAAGTACCAGGAGCCCCAATAGAAACCAAAGAGAAGAACCACAGAACCACCCAACTTGGGTCAAAGCCTGGGCAGAGCTGGGAGCCTCTCAGGGCACAGCGGCATATACATACCAGCACATCAAACATAGGCACACAGCCTGTCCATACATACCAATACATGCACACACCTGTCTACATACATTCATATAAACACACCTATCTACACACACCAGCACACACATACCTATGCACACAACTTGTCTACACATACCAACATGCACGTTTAGCTGATCTAAACATATCAACACAGGCACACATCTGTCTACATACACAGTACACATATCCAAGCACCtatctatatttacatatatgcatacaacCTGtttatgtatacacatacatagcACTACATATGCATACTATCTATCTACACAGAACCTGTCTACACCCACCCACTTATGCATGCATATagcacacacatgtacatgcacatatacatatacaggcGTGCACCATCCTCTTGACCCAGCAGAGGAGCCTGTCTATATGGATAACTTACAGACTCATACACACACCACACCTGCACTTCAGCCTGACCTCCTCATCCCTTCTAGCACCCCTCTAAGCTCTTGACACTCCAAAACTGAAAAATCACTCTAGGTCTGGTTTCAGGAAAACTTGGGAGCCCCCACTCTACTCTGAGGATACCTAGGCCATCCCACTTTCAGGGATGCTGCAGGATGGGGAATTAGCTAGAAAGTGGGAggttcaggaccagagagatagcatggaggtaaagcatttgctttgcatgcagaaggtcagtggttcgaatcccagcatcccatatggtcccccgagcctaccaggatcgatttctgagcatagagctaggagtaacccctgaacgcttctcggtgtgacaccccccccaaaaaaaagaaagtgggaggTTCATATTCAGTGATATCCTGGCCAGGGGCTGGCTGGCCACCATCCCATGCCACCCTAAGTCTATCATCGCAGCTCCTCCACCCTCCACCGCTGGCACCAGGCTCCAGGGCAGGTGTGCTGACTCAGGGAGCTTGGCCAGGGCAGCGCCAGCCAGGGAGAGTCGCAGTCTATCACGGTGTCTTCCTGAAACCTTGTCCATCTCCCATGAGGAGAGGTTCTGAGCAAATCTAAGTCCACTCCACATGCTGCCTCCACTCATCCCAGTCCCACTTCCATCCTGAGGGGAGCTTGGGGTGCACAGGCCTAgcagatggggcatttgcctttcatgtggccagtCTAGGAGCAGCCCTCAGCACTGTGtgttgtctcctgagcaccaccaggtgtggccccaactctCTATCTTCCAAAAATGTACCCCCAATCCCACTCAGGGCCTCATTTGATTCAACTTAGATTCTGCCTGCCTGGAGCCAGGACAGATggaaaaaggaggaagatgtAAAGGAAGTGTGGAGAAAGAAGATATATGTGGGGAGGTAACAGGGTACCCTGCTGCACCCCTGCAGCACCCCCCAAGTAGGGTCTGAGTCAGAACTTGGTGAGTGAGAGGGTCAGAAGCAGCAGCTGCAACTCAGCCATCACAGAAGGTTCCACAGATTGAGACCCCCTGCCTGAACCCTGGTCAGAGTCTGAACATGGAAACCTGGCCCTTAACTCTCGGACTCCCAGCTAGAAAAGAGGGAAGGGCTGGCATAATTGTTCTTACTCCATCCATATCTGTTCTTGGGATCAGGCACCTTAGGGGCTCTGTCTGGAGACACCCCCACACTGGgactctgttttggtttttgttttatgtccacacccagcagtactcaggttactcaggaattaactcctagcaggctctgggaatcggccgaacctgggtcagctgcatgcaagacaagtgccctgcccactgcactatcgctctggccacccCACACCAGGACTGAGAAACAGCTAAGGAAGAGAGGGTATACTACAGAACCCCCCATATCGGACACTCAACTGCCAGGGCCCAAGGAAGCCACATACCTAGCTTAGCTCCCAGGCACAAACTGAGGGGACATAGCAAGCCAGCCAGCCAAGGAGAATGTGAAGGGGTGCAGGGGAGCCTCTTCCTGCAGATACTTCCTGCCCTGTGGAGCAGGAAGGGCCCCAGTGTCAGGGTGGGAGGATATGAACCCCCAAACTATTGAATGAGACGGATGCTGCCTCTTTGGGGACCTCTGAGCTTGGACAAAAGAGAGTAAAGAACAAGGGGGGGGGCCTAGCTATGACCTCGCCTTCCTGTCTAGGGTGAGAGtgccacactcacacacacaaaggcCTACAAGCACaccatgtatacacacatacctGTACCAGCCCCTTATACACACATGTAAatgcagacacacatacacagacacatagacacatacacacacacctgtgcCAGCCACTGCACAGTGAGGGGCCACAGTGAGGGGTATCAGCATCAAATCAAAAGCCAACAGGCACCAAAAAAAggcggggcagagagatagcatggaggtagggtgttggccttgcatgcagaaggacggtgattcgaatcccggcatcccatatgatcccctgagcctgccaggagctatttctaagcgtagaaccaggagtaacccctgagcgctgctgggtgtgacccaaaaacaaaaacaaaaagaaaaaaaaagtcaacaggcAGCTCCTCCAAGAGGAGGGACAAGGCTTCCCCACTGGACTTGGGCCTTTCAGATTAGAAACTTGATGGCCTTCTCCCCTTCCCCTGCCTGGGAGGAAGGTTGGACCCTGGTGGTACCGCTTCAGGGGCATGCTCAGGGCACAAGGGAGACAGTGGAGGGTCTCCCAGCCGTAATGCACAGGGGCCCTGGGACTGCACCCCTCTCGTTTTTTACCAAGAGCCCTAAGGATTTTGAAAGTTTGGCTTTCTGGAAAGCACAAGTTATCCTAATCCCTGGGAAGCAGCGTTAGAAGCGGTgcacctttctttctctttaattttcaaagctttatttaagcaccgtgattacaagcatattcgtagttgggtttcagtcatcaagtGGTGAACCTTACACCTTGGATCCGCACAGCGCCCTTGCCAGCCCACACCGACTCATGCTCCCAAGGTGAGAACCGGCTGGCAGAAGGACCCAGGACGGCAAAACCCAGACACGCTGTGCCCTGGGGATGGGGGTCCCGGGGAAGGAGGACCCGCTGGCCCAGTCACGTCGAGGCGGGTGCGCTGCGACAGGTCCTGATCACCACTGCCCTACAGCCAAAGCTCAGGCAAGCCTGAGGCTCCTTCCCGCCACGTCAGGAAATGGACTGGGCGGGGCCTAGGGCGGGGACTATGTTGAGTGGCAGGGAGGGAGGTGACGTGTTGCTGCGTTGCGTGCGTGCGGGATCTCAGGTGAGGATGGCGGGGCCACGTAGAGCGGCGGCGGGGTTTCTAAAGGGAGGGCGGAGCTATGTGGAAGGAGGCGTGGCTATATCGAGGGGCGGGGTTTCTAACAGGGAGGCTATGTTGAAGGGCGAAGTATCAAAGAGGCGTGGCTATGTTGATGGGCGGGGTTCTATTAAGGGCGTGGTTATGTTGAAGGACGGAGCTTGTTAGGGCGTGGCTTCGTTGAGGGGCGGGACTATGTTTAAGGGCGGGATTTCAGTCAAGGGGCGTGGTTATATAGAGGGACGGGTTTTACAGGGAGGTCATGGCTACGTTAAGGGCGGGGTTTCAGTTAAGGGGTGTGGCTATGTTGAGGGGCGGGGTTTTAATAGGGCGGGCACTGATTAGAGGCGGAGTTCCATGTGGAGGCGGGGTTTTGTGGGCGGGGTTTCTTTGGGAAGGCGTGGTTAAGCAGAGTGGgtggatttctttttgttttgtttttgttttgtttttgggccacacccggcggtgctcagggcttactcctggctgtctgctcagaaatagctcctggcaggcacaggggaccatatgggacaccgggattcgaaccaaccacctttggtcctggatcagctgcttgcaaggcagacgccgctgtgctatctctccgggcccattgggTGTATTTCTTAAGCAAGTGCTGGAGTGCTTGAGTGCATGGGTGCTGGAGGGAGATAGGGATTTTGAGGTGAGCTGAGTGATGATCTCAAAGGGCTGCGAAGTCTATAAGCAAGGGCTTAGCAGAGTGAAATGGGGTCGGTGAGGGATGGAGATGGTTGCCTAGCCAgcggtgggcaacctttttttttcaacagagccaaatctcgccaaaaccacgattgaactttattttgagagccacacagggcgcgcactgacagaggctaggagcagagtcctgactcctggagcggccgcccagtatgcagaagagccacattaaaagtgtgAAGAGCCACGTGTGGCTCACGAGCCACGGTTTGCCCACCACTGCCCTAGACCGTCTAGGGCCTAGCAATCTGAAGTGGTACAAGCCAAGCTGAGCGCGCTAGGCCAGGGCATCAGGTGTGGGGCTGGGTGGAGAGAGCCGAACTAAGGCGGACAGGAGACAGACAAGGCTTCAGGAAGCGACCGAATCCGCATCCTCCGAAGCCTGGAATCAAGGTCACTAGTCCGGAGGACACCTGCCTCCCTTTCCAGGTTATCGGCCAGGACTTCTACTCGTGGGAGGCAGCTTTAGACTGCGGTCTAAGGAAGGCCTCCCTCTGGGAGCTCCCTGTGTCTCTAAGAATATGCAGCTGATGGCATCTTTTACAGGACTATGGATCTCAGTGAGCCATCTCACTAGGCCCCGGGGCGTCCAAGAGGGAGAGAGGATGCTGAACTAGTCCAGTCCTCCCATTCCATACTGGCTGGGTTCATCCTCCACCGCCTTGGTTGCTCTGCTGTGCTCTCAGATCACAGATCACAGGTCTACTGTGTTAGACCCAATGGTACAAAGTAGGACCTGCCATGTAGCCCGTGGATGTCAGTGCAAAATGGAAATGCAAGGCTCCTTGTCAAAAACTATTCAGAGGGtcaagagatagtactgtgggttgttgcaagtcagcccctgaagaggttgactgatggagggatggaggatgaggtctttcccctccagctcggagcacgggTCTGCCAGCAGTTCTTAGGTGAAACGTCGGGTAagcagctcgcagtcaggcttgtggaaatattagctttattcggtggacaagactgaagtccaatgtctcagcatcagttccaaccaaaaagcccctcgccttccacagacccttgtttttatcccccagaatcaggtaccactcaatggtgggatcagataccacccaatggtggaagcagaatcaggtaccaccctagggtgggggcagaatgccaggtcacaccctagggtagggcacaatcaccgatcagggtagggtcagtaacataataatcccgtaaaatgtttacatatacaacacggaaaaggtgctggccttgcataaaACTGACCTGGATTTCATCCTTAACACCTTATGTGgttttctgagtacacagccaggtgttgccaaaaaaaaaaaaaaaatttcaaaattgggGCCAAGGGAAGGCCTTAAAGAATAGTACATGTGTTTGCCTGCAGGAGGCCTGGGCTTAATCCCAGGCATCACCTAATCCCTGGTGTGCCACTCAAAGAAACACCGGTGCTGAGAGTGTTACATGGGAAGGAGCTAGTGAAATGGAGAGGCACTTTGCAGGCTTTTCAGGGAGGTACACCCACAAAGAGCTCAGGTTCCAGGGCTCTTTACAATGGAAACTTCCTCTCATCAGTCATGTAAACAGGAGCCTTGGCACCTGTTTCAAGACATCTTTATGAACTCAGGAAGAATGAGGGTGCAAGGATGAGCTGTTAACTGAGTTTGGCTGAGCAGGGCATGCCTGCTTGCCCCAACTGGCCTGCTGGGGAGGGAGGCTGACAATAAAATGTTAGGAGTGGCAGGAGTGGACACCTCCATGTCTGCCCCCGACTTTGATCCCCTTCTTCAGTTTTCAGCATAACTTTGGGACAACCACGCATCCCAGGAGTCTATATCTGCTCAGCCGGAAATTTGGAGATGTCTTGGATTCCAATGCTTATTTGGGAAGAAATCTTCACATTTTCTAGGAATTAAGAATAACatctgggggcctggagagatagtacagcggcgtttgccttgcaagcagccaatccagcaccaaaggtggttggttcgaatcccagtgtcccatatggtcccccgtgcctgccaggagctatttctgagcagacagccaggagtaaccccagagcaccgccgggtgtggcccaaaaaaaaaaaaaaagaataacatctGGGAGGAAGTGAGACAGAGTAATATTCAACATATctggtgtttgcattgcacacagcctacccagtaCCCCTTAGGGTttcccaagctagccaggaatgatatctgagcatagaaccaggaatatgccctgagcactactgaatgtgcccccccccccaaaaaaaaagaatgaactacAGACTAGGGATGTGACTCAGGTGGTAGAGCATATTCCATGGGCATGTGAAActgtgggtttgatctctagaacCTCATGTATCCCCACCCAGCACttccaataataaaaataaataatttaaatttatttctaatagatAGGGACTGGGAGATGACTCAACAACATACTGAAGTACAGGCTTGACATGGGAATCCCAGATTCCATCCTAGCACtgcatagggtctcccaagtaccaccaggaacaacccctgagcacaaagccaggattatcCCCCGAGCTCCATATGATGTTATTCAAAACCAAAAGTCTAGGTAAGTTACTCTTTTTATAAACGGGAATTAATGGAGGTATGCACCCAGTTGTGATCTGGGTCTTAATCGAAAACTCAACCTCCTATGCAAAATACATAATGCCAAATCTGAATACCAGTCTCCCTGCACCTCCACAGGAAGTCCTGCCTGCCTTTCACCTGTCACTACCTACCTTACCCCAGCCATTACACCTCCTTTCATTTCACAGAGGTCTGGAAATATGTGACTTCTCCCAAATGTCACCTCAAGACTTATAAGTGAATCAGAGTTTCCTCTGCCCTAACACTTCCTGAGTTGCAGATTCTTCTTATTCTTTCCAAGAACAAGTGCTTTCCAGTCTAGCGGACTCCAGGAGACCAAAACCGTCTCTTTCCTCACAGGCATCTTCTGGAAAGCAAAAGGAcctagaagagaaataaaattcattgagAAAATAATAGTCTGTGTCATTGTGTCTCTTTGCATTTCAAATCACTATGGGGGCAGAGAGACATTCCATATCCAGAGAACAGGAACCAGCATCCCTAAGTCAATCAATTCCTTCCCTTCCTGATACCCATCTCCTAGCAACCACCCAGACTTGGTCCTCTCCTTCGACAATTATCAATCGTACCTCCTTTGACTGACCAGCAGAGGGAGCAAGAAAGCAAAGCCTGCCACTTGCATCAGTACCACAAACACCCCCAAGCACCTGTTTCAATATTGAATGACCTCTTAGTCTCACTGAGGCCTCTTCCATCACAATGACAATTTTGTCCTAGATTCCTCTGAACACAAGCCAGGATTCCAAAGAGAAGGAACTCCATGAGCCGAAAGCAATTCTATGTTGTCCCTAAAATTGTGGGTGTGGTTACCTGGGGGAACAAGGAGTACAGGACTGTGATAAATCTTCAATGATGATTCCAAAAGCccaggattttctttttcttttttcttttttttttcttttttttttttttttttttttttttggccacacctggcgttgctcaggggttactcctggctgtctgctcagaaatagctcctggcaggcacgggggaccatatgggatgcagggattcgaaccactgtcctgcgtctaaggcaaacgccttactgctgtgctatttctccggccccagcccaGGCTTTTCAACTCAGGTCACCCCTTATTCTCCTCTCAGCTGTGAACCCTCCAAGCCTCTTGCTCAGAACACTATTAAACAACAAGGGGGACAGAACAGTGGAGTGCAGTAGAGACAGGCCTGGTAGATGAAGTGCCATAGGTCGAGAGTAAAGAGAAGGGCTAGAGTAATGAGAGAGGGACTCCCAATTCTGATGGACTCAAGCAAGCCCTCAGCAAGAACAggtgggcagagcacttgccttgaatgcggccgacctgggttcaatcccaggcatcttatatggtcccccaagcctgccaggagtgatttctgaacacagagccaggagtaacccatgagtgccgccaagtgtaccccaccaccaaaagaaaaaaaaaaaagactggagcaCGGTGGTCTCTTGTCTCAGCACCAAGTCAGAGATCCAGAGAGGATGaggcgcagagccaggaagaagcaggAAAACAGGAAGAGTCGGGACCAATGTCACATGTGTATCTGAGCACTCATGCTGGCTCGTGGGTGAGTGACCCCCACCTCACCCACGTCTCTGCGGGTATGGCGAGAGCCACAGGCGGTATGGGCGCCAAGTGGCTGTGGGTACACCAATAGTGATGGGGCAGGACAGGACCACCAGTC
This genomic interval carries:
- the LRRC3C gene encoding leucine-rich repeat-containing protein 3C, yielding MFTPAHYLLPLLLVIGTGGAMPSPWAPPPGCYVAEEAGEPTFRCSQAGLSTVPIGIPNDTRKLYLDANRLASVPAGAFQHLAFLEELDLSQNILAHLSGAAFQGLEETLRLLDLSANQLASLPVEAFSRLQIQVNLSANPWRCDCALQEVLRQVRLAPGTATGIVCGPGARPDLVGQEFLPLAGEEELCGPGRAGAPRSTDVALLVVMGGWMVLVGAYLAHYVWQNRDETRRPIKRPPALPVRSEDSSTLSTVL